A window of the Artemia franciscana chromosome 3, ASM3288406v1, whole genome shotgun sequence genome harbors these coding sequences:
- the LOC136025415 gene encoding zinc finger protein 436-like isoform X2, which translates to METSNCTLSPEHQNPLVDPSPKNSTLVSVLGSRDGVSSGNGLIYSTVHCSNGVALTQPLGPKPVVMVRKMTKKAIEELTVGIWRCDVCGKAEKSFFMLDLHIDTGCEELTPIECVVCPAVVHDYRDFVVHIMEHRMGERRRCAICLQEFIDDMRQHIFLHGHFSQSVFKLDLKGNVLLAALQTPSSSVSLNSIESEIEANEERPYTCDTCHKNFSRLNHLNVHQKVHTGERPYKCDVCHKSFSHSSHLYSHQRIHTGERPYKCDTCRKSFSESGSLKKHQRTHTGERPYKCDTCRKSFSESGSLKKHQRTHNGERPYKCDTCRKSFSESWSLKKHQRTHTGERPYKCKTCQKSFVQVGSLTVHQRVHTGERPYTCDTCHKNFSRLDHLNAHQRVHTGERPYKCDVCHKSFSRSSHLYSHQRIHTGERPYKCDTCRKSFSESWSLKKHQRTHTGERPYKCDTCRKSFSESGSLKKHQRTHTGETI; encoded by the exons GATTAATCTATTCTACAGTGCACTGTTCTAATGGTGTTGCTTTAACGCAGCCCTTAGGCCCAAAACCGGTTGTTATGgtgagaaaaatgacaaaaaaggcTATAGAAGAATTAACAGTAGGTATCTGGCGTTGTGATGTTTGTGGAAAAgcagaaaaatcatttttcatgCTAGATCTTCACATAGACACTGGCTGTGAAGAACTTACACCAATAGAATGTGTTGTTTGTCCAGCAGTAGTTCATGATTACAGAGATTTTGTTGTTCACATTATGGAGCACCGAATGGGGGAGAGGAGAAGATGTGCCATTTGCTTACAAGAGTTTATTGATGATATGagacaacatatttttttacatgGGCACTTTTCACAAAGCGTCTTCAAACTAGACTTGAAAGGGAATGTATTGCTAGCTGCTTTACAGACTCCATCTTCAAGCGTTTCCTTAAATTCAATTGAATCAGAAATTGAGGCAAACGAAGAAAGACCATATACATGTGATACATGTCACAAGAACTTTTCTCGACTGAATCATCTCAATGTACACCAAAAAGTGCATACAGGTGAGAGACCATACAAATGTGATGTATGTCACAAGAGTTTTTCTCATTCAAGCCATTTGTATAGTCACCAAAGAATACATACAGGTGAGAGACCATACAAATGCGATACATGTCGAAAGAGTTTTTCGGAATCAGGGTCTTTGAAAAAGCACCAAAGAACACATACTGGTGAGAGACCATACAAATGTGATACATGTCGAAAGAGTTTTTCGGAATCAGGGTCTTTGAAAAAGCACCAAAGAACACATAATG GTGAGAGACCATACAAATGCGATACATGTCGAAAGAGTTTTTCGGAATCATGGTCTTTGAAAAAGCACCAAAGAACACATACTGGTGAGAGACCTTATAAATGTAAAACATGCCAGAAGAGTTTTGTCCAAGTGGGCAGTCTCACTGTACACCAAAGAGTACATACAGGTGAAAGACCATATACATGTGATACATGTCACAAGAACTTTTCTCGACTGGATCATCTCAATGCACACCAAAGAGTGCATACAGGTGAGAGACCATACAAATGTGATGTATGTCACAAGAGTTTTTCTCGTTCAAGCCATTTGTATAGTCACCAAAGAATACATACAGGTGAGAGACCATACAAATGCGATACATGTCGAAAGAGTTTTTCGGAATCATGGTCTTTGAAAAAGCACCAAAGAACACATACTGGTGAGAGACCATACAAATGCGATACATGTCGAAAGAGTTTTTCGGAATCAGGGTCTTTGAAAAAGCACCAAAGAACACATACTGGGGAGACCATATAA
- the LOC136025415 gene encoding zinc finger protein ZFP2-like isoform X1, with protein sequence METSNCTLSPEHQNPLVDPSPKNSTLVSVLGSRDGVSSGNGLIYSTVHCSNGVALTQPLGPKPVVMVRKMTKKAIEELTVGIWRCDVCGKAEKSFFMLDLHIDTGCEELTPIECVVCPAVVHDYRDFVVHIMEHRMGERRRCAICLQEFIDDMRQHIFLHGHFSQSVFKLDLKGNVLLAALQTPSSSVSLNSIESEIEANEERPYTCDTCHKNFSRLNHLNVHQKVHTGERPYKCDVCHKSFSHSSHLYSHQRIHTGERPYKCDTCRKSFSESGSLKKHQRTHTGERPYKCDTCRKSFSESGSLKKHQRTHNGERPYKCKTCQKSFFQVGSLTVHQRVHTGESPYTCDTCHKNFSRLDHLNAHQRVHTGERPYKCDVCHKSFSRSSHLYSHQRIHTGERPYKCDTCRKSFSESWSLKKHQRTHTGERPYKCKTCQKSFVQVGSLTVHQRVHTGERPYTCDTCHKNFSRLDHLNAHQRVHTGERPYKCDVCHKSFSRSSHLYSHQRIHTGERPYKCDTCRKSFSESWSLKKHQRTHTGERPYKCDTCRKSFSESGSLKKHQRTHTGETI encoded by the coding sequence GATTAATCTATTCTACAGTGCACTGTTCTAATGGTGTTGCTTTAACGCAGCCCTTAGGCCCAAAACCGGTTGTTATGgtgagaaaaatgacaaaaaaggcTATAGAAGAATTAACAGTAGGTATCTGGCGTTGTGATGTTTGTGGAAAAgcagaaaaatcatttttcatgCTAGATCTTCACATAGACACTGGCTGTGAAGAACTTACACCAATAGAATGTGTTGTTTGTCCAGCAGTAGTTCATGATTACAGAGATTTTGTTGTTCACATTATGGAGCACCGAATGGGGGAGAGGAGAAGATGTGCCATTTGCTTACAAGAGTTTATTGATGATATGagacaacatatttttttacatgGGCACTTTTCACAAAGCGTCTTCAAACTAGACTTGAAAGGGAATGTATTGCTAGCTGCTTTACAGACTCCATCTTCAAGCGTTTCCTTAAATTCAATTGAATCAGAAATTGAGGCAAACGAAGAAAGACCATATACATGTGATACATGTCACAAGAACTTTTCTCGACTGAATCATCTCAATGTACACCAAAAAGTGCATACAGGTGAGAGACCATACAAATGTGATGTATGTCACAAGAGTTTTTCTCATTCAAGCCATTTGTATAGTCACCAAAGAATACATACAGGTGAGAGACCATACAAATGCGATACATGTCGAAAGAGTTTTTCGGAATCAGGGTCTTTGAAAAAGCACCAAAGAACACATACTGGTGAGAGACCATACAAATGTGATACATGTCGAAAGAGTTTTTCGGAATCAGGGTCTTTGAAAAAGCACCAAAGAACACATAATGGTGAGAGACCTTATAAATGTAAAACATGCCAGAAGAGTTTTTTCCAAGTGGGCAGTCTCACTGTACACCAAAGAGTACATACAGGTGAAAGCCCATATACATGTGATACATGTCACAAGAACTTTTCTCGACTGGATCATCTCAATGCACACCAAAGAGTGCATACAGGTGAGAGACCATACAAATGTGATGTATGTCACAAGAGTTTTTCTCGTTCAAGCCATTTGTATAGTCACCAAAGAATACATACAGGTGAGAGACCATACAAATGCGATACATGTCGAAAGAGTTTTTCGGAATCATGGTCTTTGAAAAAGCACCAAAGAACACATACTGGTGAGAGACCTTATAAATGTAAAACATGCCAGAAGAGTTTTGTCCAAGTGGGCAGTCTCACTGTACACCAAAGAGTACATACAGGTGAAAGACCATATACATGTGATACATGTCACAAGAACTTTTCTCGACTGGATCATCTCAATGCACACCAAAGAGTGCATACAGGTGAGAGACCATACAAATGTGATGTATGTCACAAGAGTTTTTCTCGTTCAAGCCATTTGTATAGTCACCAAAGAATACATACAGGTGAGAGACCATACAAATGCGATACATGTCGAAAGAGTTTTTCGGAATCATGGTCTTTGAAAAAGCACCAAAGAACACATACTGGTGAGAGACCATACAAATGCGATACATGTCGAAAGAGTTTTTCGGAATCAGGGTCTTTGAAAAAGCACCAAAGAACACATACTGGGGAGACCATATAA